The Pectobacterium wasabiae CFBP 3304 DNA segment TACGATCGCCTAATCAAACAGCAGCGCGAACAATTGGCGCTCGGTAGCTCAAATACTGAGTTGGCGAAAATAAAATATCAGACGACACAGGGGGAATTATCTACCCTAACGAGTATTCAGAAACAGGAACTCGCTCGAAATGCTGCACTGATTGATCAGGCAGAAATAAGGAAAAGAGCGGCTGAATACGAAAACGGGCTGATTGATTCCAACGCTAACGCAAAAGCGGCGAACGATACCAATCTAACCGGATTCGGTGAGGGCTCTCGCGTTCGTGATCGCATGAATGAGATGATCGCAATTCGTCGTGATTTTATTCAGAAAGACGACGAATTGCGGCGGCAACATCAGGCAGGTGAAATCGATGATGAGTTTTTCAATCGCGCAATTGCACTGAATAAACGTTATCTCGATAAGCGCCTGAGCGATCAGCAAATGTATTACACGTCGCTCGATGATCAGCGTAATAACTGGATCGGTGGTATGCGTGATGGTTTCGCTGATTGGGCTGATGATGCCACGGATTACGCTACACAGGCATCGCAGGGTATGAAAACAGCGATGAGCAGCGCTGTAGGCTCTATTACTGAAATGCTGAACGGTAATAAAAATAGTTGGAAAGATTGGGGTGTGGGCGTCCTGAAAATCATTCAGAGCGTTTTGATTAACATGGCCGTGGCAAATGCCGCTAACGGTGCGAGTAGTATAATTGGCACTGTTTTTGGGATTGGTGCATCAGCTATGGCGGGCGGGGCCGGAGCCGCGTCAGCAAACAATGCATTCTCGACTGGGGCGTATAGCAATTTGACATTCAATGCGTTGGGTGGTGTTTATGATTCTCCATCGCTCAGCGCATACAGCGGCGGTGTTTATAGCACTCCGCAAATGTTTGCGTTCGCTAAAGGGGCTGGCGTATTCGGGGAAGCGGGGCCAGAGGCGATTATGCCGCTCACCCGCGCCGCAAATGGTTCGCTGGGTGTGAGGGCGATTATGCCGGATATTCAATCCACAAATAGCGGGGGGAATGTTTACGTGACCATCAACGAAAGCGGCACTGCGTCTGTTTCTGGCAATGGCGATCAGAATTTCGCCCGTGAGTTTACTCAGATAATTCAACGTGAGTATCGCAAATTGCGTGACAAAGATTTATCGCAGAACGGAGTGTTAAACCGGGCTATTTCGGGGCGGCGATAATGGAAATCTTCACTTTCTGCCCTCGCGTTAATCCGGAGGGCGCGTTCACGCAGCGAACGCGATCGATACAGTTTGGTGACGGATACACGCAGCGCTCTGGCGATGGTATTAACGGCGAGTCACAGAGTTGGCCATTAACGTTTGTTGGTGATGCCGAATATGTTCAGCCAATCGTTGCATTCCTACGCCGTCACAGGGGATATGCGGCATTTCAATGGGTAAACCCACTCACTGAGCCAGGGCTATATTGCTGCCCTGATGGATTTAACGTCACAGCCCTGGGTAAAAACAGTAGTGGTGCTCAAATTTTACAACTCACAGCAACGTTCGTGACTGCATACCACGCGTAACTAGTGATAGGATGATTCTGATTGTAACTACACATGGATGCATATATGAAAAAAATAATTTTTATTTTTCTGGGTATCGCTGTTTTATCTGGATGCTCTAGACCTCACGGGCCTGCTGAAAAAATCCTAAACCCAGAATTAGTGACTCCAAATGTTAGCGAGCAGCAAACAAAAATTACAGTCACCCGGAATAAGCAGTTTATAGGTGGTGGCAGTGGTGGTATGTGTAAATTCTTGGTTTCAATTGATGACAGAGATATAGCTCTATTAAAACAGAACCAGTTTGTGACCGCTTATATAAATAACGGATTGCATAAACTGCGAGTCAGCAATGAATGCAACGTGCTTTCAATGGGAATGAGGAAGACACTTGATGTTGTTGCTGATGGCGCTGATCAGGAATATGTCACCGAAATAGGGATGTGGGGGCAATATAGGATGTGGAGAGTAAAATAATTACTCATCCTCTATTATTTTTTATGATAGTCGGCCCGCTTAATTGCGGGTTTTTATTGTCGAGATAAAATCATGTCATTAAATACCGACTCCCAAAAACTGGAGCCGGGCGATCGCGTGCGTCTGTTTGAAGTGGACTGCACCGCGTTCGACGGCCCCGAACTGTATTTTCACAATCATCCCATTCAACACACTGCGGCAGAGATTGAAGCGGCGGGCGGGGATGAAGCAAAGCTGCTGGCTAAATCAATCTGGTGGCAAGGGCAAGAATACAAAGCGTGGCCCACTCAGATAGAGGGGCTGGAAATGACCAGCGACGGCAGCGCTCCAACTCCGACGCTATCGGTCGGTAACATCGATGGGACGATTACCGCGCTGTGTCTTGCGTATCAGAATTTGGCGCAGGCCATCGTGCGTATTCACACCACGTTTGCGCATTATCTTGACGTCCGTAATTTTCCTGACGGCAACGCCGACGCC contains these protein-coding regions:
- a CDS encoding membrane lipoprotein lipid attachment site-containing protein, which gives rise to MKKIIFIFLGIAVLSGCSRPHGPAEKILNPELVTPNVSEQQTKITVTRNKQFIGGGSGGMCKFLVSIDDRDIALLKQNQFVTAYINNGLHKLRVSNECNVLSMGMRKTLDVVADGADQEYVTEIGMWGQYRMWRVK
- a CDS encoding phage minor tail protein L; the protein is MSLNTDSQKLEPGDRVRLFEVDCTAFDGPELYFHNHPIQHTAAEIEAAGGDEAKLLAKSIWWQGQEYKAWPTQIEGLEMTSDGSAPTPTLSVGNIDGTITALCLAYQNLAQAIVRIHTTFAHYLDVRNFPDGNADADPTQERLEVWYIDSKIREDDTAISFQLSSPADLRGIMLPTRQIHSLCTWCQRGQYRGASCGYTGTNYFDADGNPVDDPALDECSGLLSTGCKPRWGEDAELPFGGFPGSALIKR
- a CDS encoding phage tail protein; the encoded protein is MEIFTFCPRVNPEGAFTQRTRSIQFGDGYTQRSGDGINGESQSWPLTFVGDAEYVQPIVAFLRRHRGYAAFQWVNPLTEPGLYCCPDGFNVTALGKNSSGAQILQLTATFVTAYHA